One Hugenholtzia roseola DSM 9546 genomic window carries:
- the ybeY gene encoding rRNA maturation RNase YbeY, which yields MPNAASDSLSFVGEIDFFQEQTNFEIESPMQTRVWLSKIAASYRATIKTLNYIFCSDEYLYEMNLQYLGHDTLTDIITFDNSEKEATEIVNTTELIDINKVKIEQDDFAAIEGDIFVSVERVRENAADFGVSFETELRRVMAHGLLHLLGYDDHSEEEEAEMRAEEDFCLSLWQ from the coding sequence ATGCCCAATGCTGCCTCTGATAGCCTCTCTTTTGTTGGTGAAATAGATTTTTTCCAAGAACAAACAAACTTTGAAATAGAAAGTCCTATGCAAACGCGCGTCTGGCTTTCTAAAATCGCCGCTTCTTATCGTGCCACCATCAAGACGCTCAATTACATCTTTTGCAGCGACGAATATCTCTATGAAATGAACCTGCAATATTTGGGACACGATACCCTTACCGACATCATTACCTTTGATAACAGCGAAAAAGAGGCAACTGAAATAGTTAATACTACTGAACTTATTGACATCAATAAGGTTAAAATTGAGCAAGACGATTTTGCCGCCATCGAGGGCGATATTTTTGTGAGTGTAGAGCGTGTGCGCGAAAATGCGGCTGATTTTGGGGTATCTTTCGAAACCGAACTTCGGCGTGTCATGGCGCATGGCTTGTTGCACCTTTTAGGCTATGACGACCATAGCGAGGAAGAAGAAGCGGAAATGCGTGCGGAAGAAGACTTCTGCCTTTCTTTATGGCAATAA
- a CDS encoding AP2 domain-containing protein → MHLPLTNSTQKVKICREGFLFLKTKALTEGWRLHSAGYAVLQFVKNSKVETLYLHKILAKEFVKKPPVSQRLFVRMLNSNKLDCRIENLEWATMSDLRRHQNVHQTQNTTTYRGVSKDGSRFRAVLYDKGKRIYLGLYDTPEAAAQAYNLESLRRFGITNSLNHIQNTPTEAAPNPLTILAVAKSLLEN, encoded by the coding sequence ATGCACCTGCCCCTCACTAATTCAACTCAAAAAGTAAAGATTTGTAGAGAAGGTTTTTTATTTCTTAAAACAAAGGCACTTACTGAAGGCTGGCGACTACATTCGGCAGGCTATGCGGTCTTGCAATTTGTAAAAAATAGCAAAGTAGAAACTTTATACTTACATAAAATTTTAGCCAAAGAGTTTGTAAAAAAGCCCCCTGTCAGCCAACGCCTTTTCGTGCGCATGCTCAATTCCAATAAGCTCGATTGTAGGATAGAAAACTTAGAATGGGCGACCATGTCCGACCTGCGCCGCCACCAAAACGTGCATCAGACCCAAAACACAACCACTTATCGCGGCGTTTCCAAAGATGGCAGCCGTTTTCGCGCCGTTTTATACGATAAAGGCAAACGCATTTACTTAGGACTCTACGATACGCCCGAAGCGGCAGCGCAAGCCTATAATTTAGAGTCGTTGCGGCGTTTTGGCATCACCAATAGTTTGAATCATATCCAAAATACGCCCACCGAAGCAGCCCCAAATCCGCTTACAATCTTGGCAGTAGCCAAAAGTTTATTAGAAAATTGA